A stretch of Brassica rapa cultivar Chiifu-401-42 chromosome A08, CAAS_Brap_v3.01, whole genome shotgun sequence DNA encodes these proteins:
- the LOC103832606 gene encoding uncharacterized protein LOC103832606 isoform X2 → MASSKVCRLSSKIHSLTQRLSKTTNVHASSIPSPLKSSLPSAATSRINQSFRSPVELSSCVSLFPLHSAVASARLVSSLSAESMSWGLVPQGISMPL, encoded by the exons ATGGCATCTTCTAAAGTCTGCAGATTATCATCAAAGATACACTCTTTAACCCAGAGGCTTAGCAAGACGACGAATGTTCACGCCTCGTCTATACCCTCTCCCCTTAAATCTTCGTTACCATCGGCAGCAACTTCCCGTATCAACCAATCTTTTAG ATCACCAGTGGAGCTGAGTAGCTGTGTGTCGCTGTTTCCGCTACACAGTGCTGTAGCATCTGCTAGATTGGTATCAAGCTTGTCTGCTGAATCTATGAGCTGGGGTTTAGTTCCTCAAG GTATTTCAATGCCTTTATGA
- the LOC103832604 gene encoding uncharacterized protein At1g65710, with amino-acid sequence MGCCLSKKPCPIPLSKSPDPVKPDVSKPTKPVIELPVKPVIDLQENPAVEEAKPTIPEKVEREEAEASSVAVEKSSVRTSSCTKEEVDAILIECGKLSRSNSAAKTRRYSGSKRSFDFDQNERTRGGGEGDVEEERRKTPQRNRDRGVERANGSPRERRRRTPSRERERERGGGAGGGRRASRSPAKRSEQATNPSGTLVISSNIKFVTVPATDPSSKRVTVKRSIGEACRTAAAMTNVQPRRKALGEIDQNATKGDKKKKMIKRENEDKKLTTPQVISRSRSLRRSRDFDFSPETLLLQSSEQDMKSSYTELLLKDIKDFHGKSSNDDEEEDPFSRLPSCVTKACSIVEAVADLNSSSSDLNQFRFGSTVKKADLVEPSFEKYVTVRRGCCSLEEQESCGSNNLT; translated from the coding sequence ATGGGTTGTTGTCTCAGCAAGAAACCTTGTCCGATCCCTCTCTCTAAATCTCCAGATCCAGTCAAACCCGATGTTAGTAAACCCACTAAACCGGTGATTGAGCTGCCGGTTAAACCGGTAATTGACCTTCAGGAGAATCCAGCAGTGGAGGAAGCCAAACCAACTATACCCGAGAAGGTAGAGAgagaagaagctgaagcttctTCTGTAGCGGTGGAGAAGTCATCCGTGAGGACCTCAAGCTGTACGAAAGAAGAAGTAGACGCGATACTGATAGAATGCGGGAAGCTGAGTCGGAGCAACTCCGCAGCTAAAACCAGAAGATACTCTGGCTCAAAGAGAAGCTTCGATTTTGACCAGAACGAGAGGACACGTGGCGGCGGCGAAGGAGATGTGGAAGAGGAGAGAAGGAAGACGCCTCAAAGGAATCGTGACCGTGGAGTAGAGAGAGCGAACGGTTCGCCCCGCGAGAGGCGAAGACGAACTCCGagcagagaaagagaaagagaaagaggcGGCGGCGCCGGTGGAGGCAGACGGGCGAGCAGGTCTCCCGCAAAACGATCGGAGCAGGCCACAAACCCTAGTGGCACTTTAGTAATTTCGAGCAACATTAAGTTTGTTACAGTTCCCGCGACGGACCCCTCGAGTAAACGAGTCACTGTTAAGAGAAGCATCGGAGAAGCTTGTAGAACCGCCGCCGCGATGACTAATGTTCAACCTCGGAGGAAGGCACTGGGAGAAATCGATCAGAACGCGACAAAAggagacaagaagaagaagatgataaagAGAGAGAACGAAGATAAGAAACTAACGACACCACAAGTGATAAGCAGAAGCAGGTCGTTGAGGAGATCTAGGGACTTCGATTTCAGTCCAGAGACATTGTTGTTGCAATCAAGCGAACAAGACATGAAGAGCAGTTACACGGAGCTGTTGCTGAAAGACATTAAGGATTTCCATGGGAAGAGTAGTAAtgatgatgaggaggaggatCCGTTTAGTCGTCTTCCCTCTTGTGTTACTAAAGCTTGCTCCATTGTTGAAGCAGTGGCGGATCTTAACTCCTCCAGCTCTGATTTGAACCAGTTTAGATTCGGATCTACTGTGAAGAAAGCGGATTTGGTGGAACCCAGCTTTGAGAAGTATGTGACTGTGAGGAGAGGTTGTTGTTCCTTGGAGGAGCAAGAATCATGTGGTAGCAACAATCTTACGTGA
- the LOC103832606 gene encoding uncharacterized protein LOC103832606 isoform X1: protein MASSKVCRLSSKIHSLTQRLSKTTNVHASSIPSPLKSSLPSAATSRINQSFRRSPVELSSCVSLFPLHSAVASARLVSSLSAESMSWGLVPQGISMPL from the exons ATGGCATCTTCTAAAGTCTGCAGATTATCATCAAAGATACACTCTTTAACCCAGAGGCTTAGCAAGACGACGAATGTTCACGCCTCGTCTATACCCTCTCCCCTTAAATCTTCGTTACCATCGGCAGCAACTTCCCGTATCAACCAATCTTTTAG AAGATCACCAGTGGAGCTGAGTAGCTGTGTGTCGCTGTTTCCGCTACACAGTGCTGTAGCATCTGCTAGATTGGTATCAAGCTTGTCTGCTGAATCTATGAGCTGGGGTTTAGTTCCTCAAG GTATTTCAATGCCTTTATGA
- the LOC103832603 gene encoding dirigent protein 20 has product MTKLILFLAVQIFLLIAVSSAGDNGEHFARTIDRKLLGLHKKEKLTHFKVYWHDILSGPNPSSIRIQPPVANSTTYFGGITMIDNALTSKVEMNSTLIGQAQGFYAGAAQKELGFFMAMNFAFKTGKYNGSTITILGRNTAMSEVREMPIIGGSGLFRFARGYVEARTKWLNFQNGDATVEYSCYVLHY; this is encoded by the coding sequence ATGACTAAGCTCATTTTATTCCTCGCCGTGCAAATCTTCCTCCTCATCGCCGTTTCTTCCGCCGGAGATAACGGAGAACACTTTGCAAGAACCATAGACCGTAAACTTCTCGGTCTCCACAAGAAAGAGAAACTAACACATTTCAAAGTGTATTGGCACGACATCTTAAGCGGTCCAAACCCAAGCTCCATCAGAATCCAGCCACCGGTTGCAAACTCCACTACCTACTTTGGAGGAATCACTATGATCGACAACGCCTTGACGTCCAAAGTTGAGATGAACTCAACGTTAATAGGCCAGGCACAAGGGTTTTACGCCGGTGCGGCTCAAAAGGAGTTGGGTTTTTTCATGGCGATGAACTTTGCTTTCAAGACAGGGAAGTATAATGGAAGTACCATCACGATTCTTGGTAGGAACACGGCGATGTCCGAGGTGAGAGAGATGCCGATCATCGGAGGAAGTGGGCTTTTCCGGTTTGCTAGAGGCTACGTTGAGGCTCGAACAAAATGGCTTAATTTCCAGAACGGTGATGCTACTGTTGAGTACAGTTGTTATGTTTTGCATTATTGA
- the LOC103832605 gene encoding dirigent protein 20-like, translating to MAKLIFFLAVQIIFLAAVSSAGDDGEDFARTIDRKILGLHKKEKLTHFKVYWHDILSGPKPSSIRIKPPVTNSTSYFGGVTMFDNALTATVQINSTLLGQGQGFYSGAAQKEFSFLVGMNFAFKTGKYNGSTITILGRNPVLSKVREMPIVGGSGLFRFARGYVEARTKLLNLKNGDAIVEYSCYVLHY from the coding sequence atGGCTAAGCTCATTTTCTTCCTCGCCGTCCAAATTATCTTCCTCGCTGCCGTATCTTCCGCCGGAGACGACGGGGAAGACTTCGCCAGAACCATAGACCGTAAAATCCTCGGTCTTCACAAGAAAGAGAAACTAACACATTTCAAAGTGTATTGGCACGACATCTTAAGCGGTCCAAAACCAAGCTCCATCAGAATCAAGCCACCGGTTACAAACTCTACCTCCTACTTCGGAGGAGTCACTATGTTCGACAACGCTTTGACGGCAACAGTTCAGATAAACTCCACGTTGTTGGGCCAGGGTCAAGGGTTTTACTCCGGAGCTGCTCAAAAAGAGTTTAGTTTTCTAGTGGGGATGAACTTTGCTTTTAAGACAGGAAAATACAACGGAAGCACGATCACAATTCTTGGTCGTAACCCTGTGTTGTCGAAGGTTAGAGAAATGCCTATAGTCGGAGGAAGTGGGCTTTTCCGGTTTGCTAGAGGCTATGTTGAGGCTCGTACAAAACTGCTTAACCTAAAGAACGGTGATGCTATTGTTGAGTACAGTTGTTATGTTTTGCATTATTGA